In Sparus aurata chromosome 3, fSpaAur1.1, whole genome shotgun sequence, the following are encoded in one genomic region:
- the LOC115579140 gene encoding G-protein coupled receptor 20 yields MELLLTTNTSTSTIGPLLPLLPLLTPDPTNCSNWDQGWGGRYLHRLAHLDVQLYQDFYAVWVSLMVCNCLMLVVGVVLNSLALYVFCGASTHSSASVVYTINLAVADLLVALSLPARIALYHSGGKCVACSYVHTFSYFVNMYCSILFLTSICIDRYLAVVHASSTLHRCRTTGTAKGVSATVWFMAVVVTYSFQTTALGFGSSCVLLPALFYLTILEFLLPLLAVVGFTLRVACFLSSSQGLMPQQSRARRARAIRLLATVLVVFTICFTPFHVRQLLVYLRVKVGGEGLGQGAGHVLAYHITVTLSSLNSCLDPVVYCFVTDSFKRVWRTRRRGGREEEGEAGHTSGGEGERNSMNKCSGTAMAIAHSVATLTFTRTPLSAANMEQST; encoded by the exons ATGGAGCTCCTTCTCACCAccaacacctccacctccaccatcgGGCCCCTCCTGCCCCTCCTGCCCCTCTTGACCCCCGACCCGACTAACTGCAGCAACTGGGACCAGGGCTGGGGGGGAAGATACCTGCACAGGTTGGCCCACCTGGATGTGCAGCTGTACCAGGACTTCTACGCTGTGTGGGTCTCTCTCATG gtgtgtaaCTGTCTGATGCTGGTGGTCGGTGTGGTCCTCAACAGTCTGGCTCTCTACGTCTTCTGCGGGGCCTCCACCCACTCTTCAGCCTCGGTGGTTTACACCATAAACCTGGCGGTAGCCGACCTGCTGGTGGCGCTGTCGCTGCCGGCTCGTATCGCCCTGTACCACAGCGGAGGGAAGTGTGTGGCCTGCTCCTACGTCCACACCTTCAGCTACTTTGTCAACATGTACTGCAGCATACTGTTTCTGACCAG TATCTGCATAGATCGGTACCTCGCTGTCGTCCACGCGTCCAGTACGCTCCATCGATGCAGGACCACGGGGACAGCCAAGGGTGTCAGCGCCACGGTTTGGTTCATGGCAGTTGTGGTCACCTACTCGTTCCAG ACCACAGCGTTGGGGTTCGGCTCCTCCTGTGTGCTCCTCCCTGCCCTCTTCTACCTCACCATCCTGGAGTtcctgctccccctgctggccGTGGTGGGCTTCACCCTGCGCGTCGCCTGTTTTCTGTCCTCCAGCCAGGGCCTGATGCCGCAGCAGAGCCGGGCGAGGAGGGCGCGTGCCATCAGACTGCTGGCCACCGTCCTGGTGGTCTTCACTATCTGCTTCACGCCGTTCCACGTCCGGCAGTTGCTGGTTTACCTCCGGGTCAAAGTCGGAGGGGAGGGGCTAGGGCAAGGGGCGGGGCATGTGCTCGCCTATCACATCACAGTCACCCTGAGCAGCCTGAACAGCTGCTTGGATCCAGTGGTTTACTGCTTTGTGACGGACAGCTTCAAGAGAGtctggaggacgaggaggaggggagggagggaggaggagggggaggcaggACACACGAGTGGGGGAGAAGGGGAGAGGAATTCCATGAATAAATGTTCCGGCACAGCGATGGCAATAGCCCACAGCGTGGCCACACTCACTTTCACTCGCACTCCCCTCTCTGCGGCCAACATGGAACAGTCCACTTAA
- the cfap20 gene encoding cilia- and flagella-associated protein 20, whose protein sequence is MFKNTFQSGFLSILYSIGSKPLQIWDKKVRNGHIKRVIDNDIHSQVLEVEGANVSTTYITCPADPKKTLGIKLPFLVMIIKNLKKYFTFEVQVLDDKNVRRRFRASNYQSTTRVKPFICTMPMRLDDGWNQIQFNLSDFTRRAYGTNYLETLRVQIHANCRIRRVYFSDRLYSEDELPAEFKLYLPVQNQKAKQ, encoded by the exons ATGTTTAAAAACACGTTCCAAAGCGGATTCCTGTCCATTTTGTACAGCATCGGCAGCAAACCGCTTCAGATATGGGATAAAAAG GTGAGGAATGGTCACATCAAGAGAGTCATAGACAATGACATCCACTCGCAGGTGTTGGAGGTCGAGGGGGCAAACGTCAG TACCACCTACATAACATGTCCTGCAGACCCCAAGAAGACACTGGGCATCAAGCTTCCCTTCCTTGTTATGATTATCAAGAATCTGAAGAAGTATTTCACCTTTGAGGTCCAG GTGTtggatgataaaaatgttcGCCGGCGGTTTCGGGCGAGTAACTACCAAAGCACGACGCGAGTGAAGCCGTTCATCTGCACCATGCCGATGAGGCTGGATGACGGCTGGAACCAGATTCAGTTCAACCTGTCGGACTTCACCAGGAGGGCCTATGGAACCAATTACCTCGAGACGCTGCGTGTACAG ATCCACGCCAACTGTCGAATAAGGAGAGTGTACTTCTCAGACAGACTGTACTCTGAGGATGAGCTCCCGGCAGAGTTTAAACTCTACCTGCCTGTCCAAAACCAGAAAGCCAAG CAGTAG